One window from the genome of Maylandia zebra isolate NMK-2024a linkage group LG18, Mzebra_GT3a, whole genome shotgun sequence encodes:
- the LOC143413568 gene encoding serine/threonine-protein kinase pim-1-like isoform X1 has translation MKKETRKVTTEADKKDPGDQDCKSRTAKRKASPEKKTPIKRRRVAEQAGPSTSSDVVRGVKRKVVQDEEGTTKKAKKAKLLDHMSGDKEQASSLLDSGKDLNNKQVCAKNGKRKATGDNREPPKKKKRNVDQDKKSVADQKREFQARYVEEHQLGEGGCGAVFAGYRIEDRFPVAIKHIPKNKVYCKVADESGKKLSVEVAIMVKLAGEAEGSVGISAPVSLLEWFDLGKELILVLERPVPAVDLQKYKAEHGRTLTEDKAKVILKQLVDAVKELEDKHIFHRDIKGPNILIETGSDVPRVRIIDFGLSCFVKQRSLYRIFYGTPLHIPPEWYIRSCYRCGPTTVWQMGVVLYEALHARYFSTARFLTKQLSIKKRLSTECRDFLDACLALVPEKRPTLEELQLHPWLR, from the exons atgaaaaaggaaacaagaaaagTTACGACTGAGGCAGATAAGAAAGATCCAGGAGATCAag ATTGTAAGAGCAGGACTGCTAAAAGAAAGGCCAGTCCTGAAAAGAAGACCCCAATAAAAAGGAGGAGGGTCGCTGAGCAGGCTGGTCCTTCCACCAGCTCAGATGTGGTCAGAGGAGTGAAGCGCAAGGTTGTGCAAGATGAAGAGGGCAcaacaaagaaagcaaagaaggCTAAACTTCTCGACCATATGAGCGGTGACAAGGAGCAAGCATCCTCCTTGTTGGACTCTGGTAAAG ACTTGAACAACAAACAGGTGTGCGcaaaaaatggcaaaagaaaGGCCACGGGAGACAACAGAGAGCcacccaagaaaaaaaaaaggaatgtggACCAGGACAAAAAATCAGTGGCAGACCAAAAAC GTGAATTCCAAGCCAGATATGTGGAGGAGCACCAGCTTGGAGAAGGAGGCTGCGGAGCAGTGTTTGCTGGCTACCGGATAGAAGATCGTTTTCCA GTTGCCATCAAACACATTCCCAAAAATAAAGTCTACTGCAAAGTGGCG GATGAAAGCGGGAAGAAGCTCTCAGTGGAAGTGGCCATTATGGTTAAACTTGCAGGTGAAGCAGAAGGGTCAGTGGGAATATCTGCACCTGTGTCCTTGCTGGAGTGGTTCGACCTTGGCAAAGAGCTGATCCTGGTGCTGGAGAGACCTGTCCCCGCTGTGGACCTGCAAAAATACAAAGCAGAACATGGAAGAACTTTAACAGAGGACAAGGCCAAG GTCATTCTGAAGCAACTAGTTGATGCTGTAAAGGAACTTGAGGATAAACACATCTTTCATCGGGACATCAAGGGACCAAACATTCTGATTGAGACCGGCTCAGATGTGCCTCGAGTTCGCATCATTGACTTTGGACTGAGCTGCTTTGTTAAGCAGCGATCTCTGTATCGCATCTTCTATG gCACTCCTCTTCACATCCCTCCCGAGTGGTACATTAGGAGCTGCTACAGGTGTGGACCCACCACGGTGTGGCAAATGGGAGTGGTGTTGTATGAAGCGCTTCATGCACGATACTTTAGTACCGCGAGGTTCCTCACAAAGCAACTGAGCATCAAAAAGCGTCTGTCCACAG aaTGCCGGGATTTCTTGGACGCATGTTTAGCTTTAGTCCCGGAGAAGCGCCCAACACTGGAGGAGCTCCAGCTTCACCCCTGGCTAagataa
- the LOC143413633 gene encoding tripartite motif-containing protein 16-like, protein MNQMDQTKFCCSVCLDLLKDPVTIPCGHSYCMNCIKSFWDEEEKKKIYSCPQCRQTFTARPVLVKNTMLADLVEELKKTGLQAAPADHCYAGHEDVACDVCTGRKMKAFKSCLVCLVSYCEKHLQPHFISSAFETHKLVEPSKKLQENICSRHDEVMKMFCRTDQQSICYLCSVDEHKGHDTVSAAAERTERQRELEVSRQNIQQRIQDREKDVKLLQQEVEAINQSADQTVEHSEKIFTELIHLIQKRSSDVKQQIRSQQETEVSRVKELQEKLEQEITELKRKDAELKQLSHTEDHIQFLHNYPSLSALSESTDSSSINIRPLSYFEDVTAAVSEVRDKLQDILREQWTNISLTVTEVDVLLSDPPEPKTRAGFLKYSREITLDPNTAHKQLLLSEGNRKVTVVYQQQSYSDHPDRFTGWQQVLSRESLTGRCYWEVEWSGEQVYVAVTYKNISRKGEGNECVFGRNDKSWSLDYYNNSYTFLYNNIQTPVSGPQSSRVGVYLDHRAGILSFYSVSETMTLLHRVQTTFTQPLYAGLLVYYNYGATAELIKVK, encoded by the coding sequence ATGAATCAAATGGATCAAACAAAATTCTGCTGTTCGGTCTGTTTGGATCTACTGAAGGATCCGGTGACTATTccctgtggacacagctactgcatgaactgtattaaaagcttctgggatgaagaggaaaagaagaaaatctacagctgccctcagtgcagACAGACTTTCACAGCGAGGCCTGTCCTGGTGAAAAACACCATGTTAGCAGATTtagtggaggagctgaagaagactggactccaagctgctcctgctgatcactgctatgctggacatgaagatgtggcctgtgatgtctgcactggaagaaaaatgaaagccttCAAGTCCTGTTTGGTGTGTTTGGTCTCTTACTGTGAGAAACACCTTCAGCCTCATTTTATATCCTCCGCATTTGAAACACACAAGCTGGTGGAGCCCTCCAAGAAGCTCCAGGAGAACATCTGCTCTCgtcatgatgaggtgatgaagatgttctgccgtactgatcagcagagtatctgttatctctgctctgtggatgaacataaaggccacgacacagtctcagctgcagcagaaaggactgagaggcagagagagctggaggtgagtcgacaaaacatccagcagagaatccaggacagagagaaagatgtgaagctgcttcaacaggaggtggaggccatcaatcagtctgctgatcaaacagtggagcacagtgagaagatcttcactgagctgatccatctcatccagaaaagaagctctgatgtgaagcagcagatcagatcccagcaggaaactgaagtgagtcgagtcaaagagcttcaggagaagctggagcaggagatcactgagctgaagaggaaagatgctgagctgaagcagctctcacacacagaggatcacatccagtttctacacaactacccctcactgtcagcactcagtgagtctacagactcatccagcatcaatatccgtcctctgagctactttgaggatgtgacagcagctgtgtcagaggtcagagataaactacaggacattctgagagagcaatggacaaacatctcactgacagtcactgaagtggatgttttactgtcagatccaccagagccaaagaccagagctggattcttaaaatattcacgtgaaatcacactggatccaaacacagcacacaaacaGCTGTTATTATCAGAGGGGAACAGAAAAGTAACAGTAGTGTATCAACAACAGTCTtattctgatcatccagacagattcactGGATGGCAGCAGGTCCTGAGTAGAGAGAGTCTGACTGGacgttgttactgggaggtggagtggagTGGAGAACAAGTTTATGTGGCAGTCACATACAAGAATATCAGCAGAAAAGGAGAGGGTAATGAGTGTGTTTTTGGACGTAATGACAAATCTTGGTCATTAGATTattacaacaacagttataCATTTTTGTACAACAACATCCAAACTCCTGTCTCAGGTCCTCAGTCCTCCAGAGTaggagtgtacctggatcacagagcaggtattttgtccttctacagcgtctctgaaaccatgactctcctccacagagtccagaccacattcactcagccgctctaTGCTGGACTGTTGGTTTACTATAATTATGGAGCCACTGCTGAGTTGATTAAAGTGAAATAG
- the LOC143413678 gene encoding tripartite motif-containing protein 16-like produces the protein MNQMDQTKFCCSVCLDLLKDPVTIPCGHSYCMNCIKSFWDEEEKKKIYSCPQCRQTFTARPVLEKSTMLADLVEELKKTGLQAAPADHCYAGPEDVACDVCTGRKMKAFKSCLVCLASYCEKHLQSHNIVADSFKKHKLVEPSKKLQENICSRHDEVKMMFCRTDQQSICYLCSVDEHKGHDTVSAAAERTERQGELEVSRQNIQQRIQDREKDVKLLQQEVEAINQSADQTVEHSEKIFTELIHLIQKRSSDVKQQIRSQQGTEVSRVKELQEKLEQEITELKRKDAELKQLSHTEDHIQFLHNYPSLSALSESTDSSSINIRPLSYFEDVTAAVSEVRDKLQDILREEWKNISLTVTEVDVLLPQPQPKTRAEFLKYSREITLDPNTANKWLLLSEGNRKATAMKQQQSYSDHPDRFTGWQQVLSRESLTGRCYWEVEWRGGVSVAVAYKNISKAGNSDECTFGHNYKSWSLYCNNNSFTCWYNNIKTPVSGPRSSRVGVYLDHRAGILSFYSVSETMTLLHRVQTTFTQPLYAGLWLHYYGDTAELIKLK, from the coding sequence ATGAATCAAATGGATCAAACAAAATTCTGCTGTTCAGTCTGTTTGGATCTACTGAAGGATCCGGTGACTATTccctgtggacacagctactgcatgaactgtattaaaagcttctgggatgaagaggaaaagaagaaaatctacagctgccctcagtgcagACAGACTTTCACAGCGAGGCCTGTCCTGGAGAAAAGCACCATGTTAGCAGATTtagtggaggagctgaagaagactggactccaagctgctcctgctgatcactgctatgctggacctgaagatgtggcctgtgatgtctgcactggaagaaaaatgaaagcattCAAGTCCTGTTTAGTCTGTCTGGCATCTTACTGTGAGAAACACCTTCAGAGTCATAATATTGTTGCAGATTCATTcaagaaacacaagctggtggAGCCCTCCAAGAAGCTCCAGGAGAACATCTGCTCTCGTCATGATGAGGTGAAGATGATGTTCTGCCGTACTGAtcagcagagtatctgttatctctgctctgtggatgaacataaaggccacgacacagtctcagctgcagcagaaaggactgagaggcagggagagctggaggtgagtcgacaaaacatccagcagagaatccaggacagagagaaagatgtgaagctgcttcaacaggaggtggaggccatcaatcagtctgctgatcaaacagtggagcacagtgagaagatcttcactgagctgatccatctcatccagaaaagaagctctgatgtgaagcagcagatcagatcccagcagggaactgaagtgagtcgagtcaaagagcttcaggagaagctggagcaggagatcactgagctgaagaggaaagatgctgagctgaagcagctctcacacacagaggatcacatccagtttctacacaactacccctcactgtcagcactcagtgagtctacagactcatccagcatcaatatccgtcctctgagctactttgaggatgtgacagcagctgtgtcagaggtcagagataaactacaggacattctgagagaggaatggaaaaacatctcactgacagtcactgaagTGGATGTTTTACTGCCACAACCACAgccaaagaccagagctgaattcttaaaatattcacgtgaaatcacactggatccaaacacagcaaacaaatGGCTGTTATTATCAGAGGGGAACAGAAAAGCAACAGCAATGAAACAACAACAGTCTtattctgatcatccagacagattcactGGATGGCAGCAGGTCCTGAGTAGAGAGAGTCTGACTGGacgttgttactgggaggtggagtggagaggGGGAGTTTCTGTTGCAGTCGCATACAAGAATATCAGCAAAGCAGGGAATAGTGATGAATGTACATTTGGACATAATTACAAATCTTGGTCATTATATtgtaacaacaacagttttaCATGTTGGTACAACAACATCAAAACTCCTGTCTCAGGTCCTCGTTCCTCCAGAGTaggagtgtacctggatcacagagcaggtattttgtccttctacagcgtctctgaaaccatgactctcctccacagagtccagaccacattcactcagccgctctaTGCTGGACTTTGGCTTCACTATtatggagacacagctgagttGATTAAGCTCAAATAG
- the LOC112432080 gene encoding tripartite motif-containing protein 16-like, with protein sequence MDQTKICCSVCLDLLKDPVTIPCGHSYCMNCIKSFWDEEEKKKIYSCPQCRRTFTARPVLMKNTMLADLVEELKKTGLQTAPADHCYAGPEDVACDVCTGRKMKAFKSCLFCLASYCEKHLQPHYDVAPLKKHKLVEPSKKLQENICSRHDEVMKMFCRTDQQSICYLCSVDEHKGHDTVSAAAERTERQRELEVSRQNIQQRIQDREKDVKLLQQEVEAINQSADQTVEHSEKIFTELIHLIQKRSSDVKQQIRSQQETEVSRVKELQEKLEQEITELKRKDAELKQLSHTEDHIQFLHNYPSLSALSESTDSSSINIRPLSYFEDVTAAVSEVRDKLQDILREEWTNISLTVTEVDVLLSQPEPKTRAEFLKYSCEITLDPNTAYKELLLSEGNRKATFMKQQQSYSDHPDRFTGYEQVLSRESLTGRCYWEVEWRGRVYVAVAYKNISRKGWSECLFGRNDKSWALDCNNNSYTFRYNNIQTPVSGPRSSRVGVYLDHRAGILSFYSVSETMTLLHRVQTTFTQPLYAGIWLWRIGDTAELIKLK encoded by the coding sequence ATGGATCAAACAAAAATCTGCTGTTCAGTCTGTTTGGATCTACTGAAGGATCCGGTGACTATTccctgtggacacagctactgcatgaactgtattaaaagcttctgggatgaagaggaaaagaagaaaatctacagctgccctcagtgccGGAGGACTTTCACAGCGAGGCCTGTCCTGATGAAAAACACCATGTTAGCAGATTtagtggaggagctgaagaagactggactccaaactgctcctgctgatcactgctatgctggacctgaagatgtggcctgtgatgtctgcactggaagaaaaatgaaagcattCAAGTCCTGTTTATTCTGTCTGGCATCTTACTGTGAGAAACACCTTCAGCCTCATTATGATGTGGCTccattaaagaaacacaagctggtggagccctccaagaagctccaggagaacatctgctctcgtcatgatgaggtgatgaagatgttctgccgtactgatcagcagagtatctgttatctctgctctgtggatgaacataaaggccacgacacagtctcagctgcagcagaaaggactgagaggcagagagagctggaggtgagtcgacaaaacatccagcagagaatccaggacagagagaaagatgtgaagctgcttcaacaggaggtggaggccatcaatcagtctgctgatcaaacagtggagcacagtgagaagatcttcactgagctgatccatctcatccagaaaagaagctctgatgtgaagcagcagatcagatcccagcaggaaactgaagtgagtcgagtcaaagagcttcaggagaagctggagcaggagatcactgagctgaagaggaaagatgctgagctgaagcagctctcacacacagaggatcacatccagtttctacacaactacccctcactgtcagcactcagtgagtctacagactcatccagcatcaatatccgtcctctgagctactttgaggatgtgacagcagctgtgtcagaggtcagagataaactacaggacattctgagagaggaatggacaaacatctcactgacagtcactgaagtggatgttttactgtcacaaccagagccaaagaccagagctgaattcttaaaatattcatgtgaaatcacactggatccaaacacagcatacAAAGAGCTGTTATTATCAGAGGGGAACAGAAAAGCAACATTTATGAAACAACAACAGTCTtattctgatcatccagacagatttacTGGATATGAACAGGTCCTGAGTAGAGAGAGTCTGACTGGacgttgttactgggaggtggagtggagaggGAGAGTTTATGTAGCAGTCGCATACAAGAATATCAGCAGAAAAGGATGGAGTGAATGTTTATTTGGACGTAATGACAAATCTTGGGCATTAGATTGTAACAACAACAGTTATACATTTCGGTACAACAACATCCAAACTCCTGTCTCAGGTCCTCGTTCCTCCAGAGTaggagtgtacctggatcacagagcaggtattttgtccttctacagcgtctctgaaaccatgactctcctccacagagtccagaccacattcactcagccgctctaTGCTGGAATTTGGCTTTGGCGAATTGGAGACACTGCTGAGTTGATTAAGCTCAAATAG
- the LOC143413568 gene encoding serine/threonine-protein kinase pim-1-like isoform X2, which translates to MPGSHGDCKSRTAKRKASPEKKTPIKRRRVAEQAGPSTSSDVVRGVKRKVVQDEEGTTKKAKKAKLLDHMSGDKEQASSLLDSGKDLNNKQVCAKNGKRKATGDNREPPKKKKRNVDQDKKSVADQKREFQARYVEEHQLGEGGCGAVFAGYRIEDRFPVAIKHIPKNKVYCKVADESGKKLSVEVAIMVKLAGEAEGSVGISAPVSLLEWFDLGKELILVLERPVPAVDLQKYKAEHGRTLTEDKAKVILKQLVDAVKELEDKHIFHRDIKGPNILIETGSDVPRVRIIDFGLSCFVKQRSLYRIFYGTPLHIPPEWYIRSCYRCGPTTVWQMGVVLYEALHARYFSTARFLTKQLSIKKRLSTECRDFLDACLALVPEKRPTLEELQLHPWLR; encoded by the exons ATGCCAGGCAGTCATGGAG ATTGTAAGAGCAGGACTGCTAAAAGAAAGGCCAGTCCTGAAAAGAAGACCCCAATAAAAAGGAGGAGGGTCGCTGAGCAGGCTGGTCCTTCCACCAGCTCAGATGTGGTCAGAGGAGTGAAGCGCAAGGTTGTGCAAGATGAAGAGGGCAcaacaaagaaagcaaagaaggCTAAACTTCTCGACCATATGAGCGGTGACAAGGAGCAAGCATCCTCCTTGTTGGACTCTGGTAAAG ACTTGAACAACAAACAGGTGTGCGcaaaaaatggcaaaagaaaGGCCACGGGAGACAACAGAGAGCcacccaagaaaaaaaaaaggaatgtggACCAGGACAAAAAATCAGTGGCAGACCAAAAAC GTGAATTCCAAGCCAGATATGTGGAGGAGCACCAGCTTGGAGAAGGAGGCTGCGGAGCAGTGTTTGCTGGCTACCGGATAGAAGATCGTTTTCCA GTTGCCATCAAACACATTCCCAAAAATAAAGTCTACTGCAAAGTGGCG GATGAAAGCGGGAAGAAGCTCTCAGTGGAAGTGGCCATTATGGTTAAACTTGCAGGTGAAGCAGAAGGGTCAGTGGGAATATCTGCACCTGTGTCCTTGCTGGAGTGGTTCGACCTTGGCAAAGAGCTGATCCTGGTGCTGGAGAGACCTGTCCCCGCTGTGGACCTGCAAAAATACAAAGCAGAACATGGAAGAACTTTAACAGAGGACAAGGCCAAG GTCATTCTGAAGCAACTAGTTGATGCTGTAAAGGAACTTGAGGATAAACACATCTTTCATCGGGACATCAAGGGACCAAACATTCTGATTGAGACCGGCTCAGATGTGCCTCGAGTTCGCATCATTGACTTTGGACTGAGCTGCTTTGTTAAGCAGCGATCTCTGTATCGCATCTTCTATG gCACTCCTCTTCACATCCCTCCCGAGTGGTACATTAGGAGCTGCTACAGGTGTGGACCCACCACGGTGTGGCAAATGGGAGTGGTGTTGTATGAAGCGCTTCATGCACGATACTTTAGTACCGCGAGGTTCCTCACAAAGCAACTGAGCATCAAAAAGCGTCTGTCCACAG aaTGCCGGGATTTCTTGGACGCATGTTTAGCTTTAGTCCCGGAGAAGCGCCCAACACTGGAGGAGCTCCAGCTTCACCCCTGGCTAagataa